The Aquisalimonas asiatica nucleotide sequence TTCATCTGCCGACTCGACGATCCTGACGCCTTCGTAGGCGTCGTCATTGAAGCCGCTCTCCTTGCCGGCGCCGGACTCCATCAGAATCTCAACGCCAAGCTTGTCGAGCTGCTTGATTACGCTCGGCACAAGGGCCACCCGACGTTCGCCCGTCTGGGTTTCCCTGGGCACGGCTACACGTATTGCCATGATGTATGTCTCCCGTCTTTCCAACAGGGTTGGTCCGTGAAATTCACTGCGGCAGGCCCTGTCCGCTGCACCGGCAGAAACCGGGCTGTCAACGGAAATCACTCGTCTGGCGAGCTCTCGGGACGGGCCGCCTCCCCCCAACTACCGCAGTCCCGGACAAAAAAGCGCGGTCGGTTGAACCGGCCGCGCTGGCCTCGAAAGAATAACGCATGTCACGGCGCATTTGAAGGAACTGGCCTGCAGGACCGCAAGGGATTGCCCCGGTCGGCGCGGTCGAAATGCGCCTGTATTTGCCTTTTCCCGGCACTTCTGTGATATATGAGGAGTGGCTGACCGGTCGCTTCCTGGGAGCGCGTGGCATGCTTGACCTGAGTAATCAGATTCTGCGGACGGATGTCTCCGGCATGCCGCTTGAGTGGATTACGTACCAGGAAGCGGCACGCCTCTATTACATGGAACAGGTGGTCTACAGCTGCGGGCGTCTGCTCTATACCGTGCGCGGCGGCTTCAACGCGGCGACAGGGCAGCGCAGCGTGCTGGAGCTCAATTCCATCATCGCCACCAATGGCACCGTGCAGGCCACGCTGAAGGGGCATGCCGGGTATACACCACCACTGGATAACAAGGCGCTGTTCCGGCGCGATGACCATCTGTGCATGTACTGCGGCGCGCATTTCCCGACCAGCGGGCTGTCCCGCGACCACGTCACCCCCATCAGCCAGTCTGGCCACGACGTCTGGACCAATGTCGTCACCGCCTGCAAGCGCTGCAATAACGACAAGGCGGGGCGGACGCCGGAGCAGGCCGGCATGCAGCTGCTGGCGGTGCCCTTCAAGCCCACGCACGCCGAGTACATCTATCTGAAGGGGCGCCGTATCCTGGCCGACCAGATGGAGTTCCTGCGAGCGCACTTCCCCCGCACCAGCCCGCTGCGCAACCGAACGGTCAGGAGTGAGGCGGGGGTTGACCTTCCCGCGTCATCGGACTAGCGTTGAACCATGATGAACCTGAACGCGAGCCTGCTACGACTGCGACTGCTTCGCCCGGCCTCCTGAGAGAGAGCCGGGGTCAGCCTATTTCGTTATCGCTTCGCAGCAAGGTTGTTCATCATGTCCTCTTCCAGTTGTTACCGCAGCACTCGCCACATCGGGCGGCATACGCCGCATTCCCCCGTTTTCTGTGCGCTTCTGTTGGCGCTCCTGCGACTGCCGCGCGGTCACCGGGCGGCGGCGGATGCGAGGACGACAACAGGCTCGCTGACGCTCGCCCTGCCCGGTGGCCGTGACGCATGCGTGCGCGCTGACGTGACAGGCAACGGATTTCCCAGGGGTGAACAGCCATGTTGAAGCAACCAGATACCAAGTACCGAAGTTTCCCGCAGGTGGGTCTCCGTGACCGAACCTGGCCCGACCACGTGATCGACAAGGCACCCGCGTGGTGCAGCGTGGACCTGCGCGACGGTAACCAGGCCCTGATCGAGCCCATGGACGGCGAGCGCAAGCGGCGCATGTTCCACGCGCTGCTGGACATCGGCTTCAAGGAGATCGAGGTCGGTTTCCCGGCGGCTTCCCAGACCGACTACGACTTCTGTCGCATGCTCATCGAGGAGAACCTGATCCCCGATGACGTCTACATCCAGGTGCTGACCCAGGCGCGCCCGGAGCTGATCGAGCGGACGTTCGAAGCGGTGCGTGGTGCGCCCAACGTGATTCTCCACCTCTACAACTCCACCTCCACCGTGCAGCGCCGGGTCGTGTTCGGCATGGAGCGCGACGGCATTACCGAGCTGGCCGTGGAGGGAGCAAAGCAGGTGCAGGCCCTGGCGGCGGAGCAGCCGGAGACCCGCTGGCTGTTCCAGTACTCGCCGGAGAGTTTCACCCAGACGGAGCTGGATTACGCCCTCGAGATCGTCGATGCAGTGAACGCGGTCTGGCAGCCCACGCCGGAGAAGCCGGTCATCATCAACCTGCCGGCGACCGTGGAGGTGTCGACGCCCAACATCCACGCCGACCAGATCGAGTGGTTCGCCCGCAACGTGCAGCGCCGCGACGGCATCATCCTCTCCGTCCATCCCCACAACGACCGCGGCACCGCGGTGGCGGCGGCGGAGCTGGCCGTGATGGCGGGCGCCGACCGGATCGAGGGCACGCTGTTCGGCAACGGTGAGCGCACCGGCAACGTCGACCTGGTCACCCTGGCCATGAACCTCTACACCCAGGGCGTCCACCCGGGGCTGTATTTCGATGACATCAACGAAGTCGTGCGCCTGGCGGAGTACTGCAACCAGCTGCCCATCCATCCCCGGCACCCCTATGCCGGCGAGCTGGTATTCACGGCGTTCTCCGGCTCCCACCAGGACGCCATCAAGAAGGGATTCGCGGCCCAGGCGAAGGACAGCACCTGGGAGGTGCCCTACCTGCCCATCGACCCGAAGGACGTGGGTCGCAGCTACGAGGCGGTCATCCGCATCAACAGCCAGTCGGGCAAGGGCGGCATCAGCTACCTGATGGAGCGCGACTACGGCATGACCATGCCGCGCCGACTGCAGATCGAGTTCAGTCACGTGATCCAGAAGGTCACCGACGACACCGGGCGCGAACTCACCGCCCCGGAGATCTGGGAGGCGTTCCGGCAGGAGTACATGGACGTCACGCGCCCCTTCGAGCTGGTGGACTACCGTGAAGGCACCGACGCCGACGGCAACGACAAGCTCACCGCCACCATCCGTGACAACGGCGAGGAGCGGATCATCGCCGCCCAGGGCAACGGCCCCATCGACGCCTTCGTGGCCGCGCTGTCGAAGCACACGGGTGTGGATCTGCAGGTGGCCGATTATACCGAGCACGCCACCAACGCCGGCGCCAACGCCCAGGCCGTGGCCTACGTGGAGATGCGGGGGCCGGACGGCAGCAGCCTGTTCGGCGTGGCCCGGCACGGCAATATCGTCACCGCCTCGCTGCACGCCCTGCTCAATGCCGTGAACCGGCTGGCCGGGCGCAGCGTGCTGGACGATGCCGGCGACGAAGAGCTCAAGGCGGCGCGCAAGGAAACCACGGCCTGAGCAGGAGTGGTGGGACGCGGATGGTGGACCTGAAGGTCCACCCTACGCCATGCACATCATCGTTGTCGTAGGGTGGACGTTCACGTCCACCGTCCCGCCAACCCAACGATCGATCACTCCAAGGCTGCTAAACTCCCGCCATGCAACTCCTCTACCTGATCGACGCCA carries:
- the leuA gene encoding 2-isopropylmalate synthase, yielding MLKQPDTKYRSFPQVGLRDRTWPDHVIDKAPAWCSVDLRDGNQALIEPMDGERKRRMFHALLDIGFKEIEVGFPAASQTDYDFCRMLIEENLIPDDVYIQVLTQARPELIERTFEAVRGAPNVILHLYNSTSTVQRRVVFGMERDGITELAVEGAKQVQALAAEQPETRWLFQYSPESFTQTELDYALEIVDAVNAVWQPTPEKPVIINLPATVEVSTPNIHADQIEWFARNVQRRDGIILSVHPHNDRGTAVAAAELAVMAGADRIEGTLFGNGERTGNVDLVTLAMNLYTQGVHPGLYFDDINEVVRLAEYCNQLPIHPRHPYAGELVFTAFSGSHQDAIKKGFAAQAKDSTWEVPYLPIDPKDVGRSYEAVIRINSQSGKGGISYLMERDYGMTMPRRLQIEFSHVIQKVTDDTGRELTAPEIWEAFRQEYMDVTRPFELVDYREGTDADGNDKLTATIRDNGEERIIAAQGNGPIDAFVAALSKHTGVDLQVADYTEHATNAGANAQAVAYVEMRGPDGSSLFGVARHGNIVTASLHALLNAVNRLAGRSVLDDAGDEELKAARKETTA
- a CDS encoding HNH endonuclease, producing the protein MLDLSNQILRTDVSGMPLEWITYQEAARLYYMEQVVYSCGRLLYTVRGGFNAATGQRSVLELNSIIATNGTVQATLKGHAGYTPPLDNKALFRRDDHLCMYCGAHFPTSGLSRDHVTPISQSGHDVWTNVVTACKRCNNDKAGRTPEQAGMQLLAVPFKPTHAEYIYLKGRRILADQMEFLRAHFPRTSPLRNRTVRSEAGVDLPASSD